Genomic window (Nitrospirota bacterium):
AAAATGATGACTCTCGGGGCTTATGATGTGAGCAAAGAAGCGCTGCACACAGACCACAGGATGATAACGATACTTGCCGCAGCCGGTATTCCTGCCGCAGGCCTGCTTCACGGTTATGTCGGATTCATCTTCGGCTCTGTCAAAGCTGTTCCTTACTGGAAGACACCTCTTATGCCTTTCGTCTTCCTCATGTCAGCCGTTATCTCAGGCGTCGCGCTCTGCATCGCGACATATATAATAATCTCCAAATTAACCAAGAGAGAGATCAAGCTTGATGCTGTCAAGGCAATGAGCGGCCTTCTCGGCTGGTTTCTTATCGTTGCCTTCCTGCTTGAAGGCGTAGACCTTATATTCCACGGTTATCTGGCTGAAGAGTTCTGGCCGATGCTCAGCATAGTCATCTTTGACAAACTCTTCGTCAAGATGTTCGTCATGCAGTGGGGACTGGGAATGATCCTTCCGTTCATTATGCTCAAACTGCCGAGGCTCACATCTACAAGAGCTTTTATAGCATCAGTGCTTGTTATAATCGGCGTCTTCATGATGAGGATGAATGTTATCCAGGGCGGCGGACAGGGACTCTCAAAGAGCCTCTCAGGCTTCATGACATACACTTTGCCGATAATACCTACTAACCTTGAGACATTCAAAGAGGGACTCGCGGCAGTGATAATCCTTCTCTCAGCGCCGTTCATACTCCTTTACATATTCAACAAGATACTGCCGATATTCCAGTCAGACGATCACTAAGATTTTTAATTGAATGTAATCAGAAGGCGTCCTCCCGATACATCGGGAGGACGCCTTTTTTATTCCATTTCCTATTCCCCTCTTTAGCAAAGAGGGGTTAGGGGAGATTTTATAATATTATTGTGCTTGTATTTACTGACTCATACAACTATAATTTTCTTGTTCCAAAATATATATGAATTGTTATGACTAAGAAATTATGGCACTAAAGGTATCAAGCGATTTCAAGAACTGGAAACATGCAAGATTATTATTAGATACATCTGCTTTGTTGAAGCTGATTGCCCCCGATTTAAATGAACCTGGCACTCAAAACCTGAGAGCTTACATTGAAGCTGGGATAGCTGTTCATACCTGTGATTATTGTATTGGTGAATTTCTTGGTATTATGAAAAGGAAATGGCTATCAAAGAATGATCCGAAGAAAGTTTCCATAGACGGATACTTGTTGTCAATCAATAGACTACAAAATAAGATAGCAAAAAATAGATTACATGTTCATCAACTCTCTCTGCCCAAGTATTATGACAAATCTCTTGCGATAGTGAAAAAATATAACATAGATATGATTGATTCGATGTTATTATTGTATTTCCAAGACTCTCAAGATCTCGATTTATTTGTAACTGCTGATGGAGAACTCACGAAGGCGGCACATGATTTCAAGTTATTATGCTGGAACTTAATAGATGCCCCAGAACCGCCAAACTAACATGAAAACAGAGCCGGTTCCGGCTTGACTCTCGGCATTTAGCTGAAAAAGTAAGATAAATTTGTCATAGCAAATCTTCAGAGAGGTTACATGAAAGTCACATTTGAATGGGATGATATTAAAGCAAAAGCCAATTTCAAGAAGCATAAAGTAAACTTTGATGAAGGCAAAACTATCTTTAATGACCCATTCCTATTTACGTTTCCGGATAATGAGCATTCCACAAAAGAAGAACGTCATATAAACATTGGACTTTCTGCACATGGGCGTATTTTAATTTTGACTCATACTGAACGGCAAGGTAAAATACGTATTATCAGTTGCAGGAAAGCAACAACGTGTGAAAGGAGATTTTATGAAGAAGGCAGTTTCTAAAGAGATACCGGAAAAAGAAGACATGAAATCTGAATATGATTTTTCAAAGATGAAGGGCGCAGTGCGGGGAAAATACTATAAGGCCTATCGTGCTGGTCATAAAGTGGAGGTTCTTAAAGCAGACGGGAGTACTTCGGTAGAATATTTTAAGCTTAAAGAAGGCGCCGTTATGTTGGAACCGGACGTTAGAAAATATTTTTCAAACTCGGAGTCAGTCAATAAGGCGCTTAGGTCATTGATTGCGATTATTCCATCAAAAAGGCGGTCTGCTGCTCACTCAAAAGGGTAATCTACTTACAGCCAACCACCCTTCTCGGAAGCACATTCCCTTTATTCGCCTCTTCAAACGCCTTCCGATACATCTCAATCGCCCTGTCCTGCTCGCCTTTGAGTTCATACGCCTTCCCAAGTTCGTAACTGGTCCTTTGCGGGTTAGGACTCCCCTGAGTAGTATCTGACAGGATCTTTATAGCTTTATCAAGATCTCCTTTTACGATGAGCGCCTCTCCAAGTCCTGTCTTTGCGTCATGCGACAAGGGGTCGATCTCAAGCGCCTTATTGAATTCCTGTACAGCGCTATCCGCATCATTTGTCCGAAGAGAGAGAAAACCGATAAGTATATTTGACTTCAAAAAATCCGGTTTGGCATCCAAAGATTTTTTTGCAGTTGAGATTGCCAGGTCAATAAGCCCTGCCTCTGCGAAATTAAGGGCAAGGTTATAATTTCTTTCAGCTGCGACAGCCGATTCATCTATGCCTTCTTTTAAGGGGTTAAGCATATCGCTTAAACCCTCTTCCCTGATCTCGCCGAGCATGAATTTGAGATATCCCTCAGTTGTAAATTTATAAGAGAGCGAGTGCCCCGGAATGTTATATGCAACCTTGCCGTCCTTGTTAATGATCAGCGTTGAGGGATAGACCCTGACCTCGTATATCCCGAATACCTTTCTATCCTTATCTATCAGCACAGGAAACTCAATTCCATTATCCGCAAGTATCTTGCGGGCATCTGTATAATCCTCAGATTCAGGGATTATGCTCAGGACCTGCACGCCCTTCTGCTTGTAGTTGCTGAAAAGGTACTGGCCGTCTTTAAGCGCCAGAAAGGAACGTTTCTGCTCCGGGTTCCAGTAAACAAGCACCACTATCTTCCCGCGGTATTCATTCAGCGAAACAAACTCCCCGGTCAAAGACTTTAATATAAAATCAGGGGCCTCTTCTCCTACGGCTATATTGATAGCGTAGGCTGGTGTGTTTAATAATAAGAACGACAGCAGCAGGATTAAAATGAGCGGCTTAGCTTTTTTCATAAATATATTATACTCCCTTTTTATTTAAACAACGAAATGCAAAAAGGGCACATCCCATTTTTGCGGGATATGCCCTTTTAATAAATCTTTCCAATAAAAATTAATGTGCGTTTTTAAGCGGTGAATGCTCGTGAGTCTTTTCCAGTCTCTCCTTGAAATTAAACTTATACTTTGGATCGACCTTGTCAGTGAACGGGCTGTCGCCGCCGTGGCATACCATACAGCCTTTTTCATCTTCTGAAGGAAGAATGAGCCCTGCTGCTTTAACCTCAGCAAGTTTGTACTCTTTGTTAGCCTTCATTATGTCCTTGTACGCGCCTCCGGGTCCGTGGCATCCTTCACACTGTACTCCGGCAAGATCCGGTGTCTCCTCGATGCTCGTAAAACCACCCGGTTTCCCGTAACCTGTTGTGTGGCACTTGAGGCACCCCTTATCATGGGTATAATCCTTTGCGCCATCCAGGCCTGCTTTCTTCTTTTCGTCTGCCTTCACGCCAGCCTTGAGGTTCTCAAAACTGCCTGACATGCTTGTCTTTTCCCATGCCTTAAACTGAGCTATATGGCACATCTTGCATTTTTTAGCGCCTACATAATCAGCTGCACCGGCAGTCGCAACGCCAAATACTGAAGCAACAAAAAGAACTGCAAAAACAACGGTCATGATTTTTTTCATTTGTTTCACCTCCTCTCTATTTAATTTTATATCCATCAGCTCTAAAATAGAGCGTTTACAAACCATACATAATTCAGTGGCGGAGGAGGTAGGATTCGAACCCACGGGACTTTCGCCCTACGGTTTTCAAGACCGTCGCCTTCGACCACTCGGCCACTCCTCCACTAAAACATATATGATACTTATGAAAAAGAAATGAATAAAAAAAGTTATATATATTAATCCGTTATCTACTGCTGATCGTATCGGTTCCCATATAATGCCTGAGGACGTCGGGTATTATAACAGAACCGTCCTCTTGTTGGAAGTTCTCCAGTATCGCTGCAAAAGTTCGGCCAACGGCAAGGCCTGAGCCGTTCAATGTATGGACAAACTCTGTTCCCTTTTTACCCTCTGTCTTGAACCTGATATCAGCCCTTCTCGCCTGAAAGTCCTCAAAGTTCGAGCACGATGATATCTCCCTGTACTTCTGCTGTGCGGGAAACCAGACCTCTATGTCATATGTCTTTGCAGCGGAAAAACCCATATCGCCTGTGCATAATGAGATGACACGATACGGCAGCCCGAGCCTCTTCAGAACCTCTTCAGCATTATTTGTAAGGGTTTCAAGTTCATCATAAGAGCCTTCGGGTTTTACAAATTTGACAAGCTCGACCTTGTTGAACTGGTGCTGCCTTATGAGCCCTCTCGTGTCCTTGCCGTATGAACCTGCCTCGCGCCTGAAGCATGGCGTATATGCGGTGTAATAAACAGGAAGGCCGTCTTCCATCAGTATCTCCTCCCTGTGAATATTTGTGAGAGGAACCTCTGCAGTAGGGATAAGCAAAAGTGCTTTTGCGTCGCTCTCTTCAAGCTTGAAGAGGTCATTTTCAAACTTCGGAAGCTGACCCGTTCCGGTCATTGATTCACGATTCACAAGAAAAGGCGGCATGACCTCTGTGTAGCCGTGCTCTTTCGTGTGGAGGTCAAGCATAAAGTTTATCAAGGCCCTCTCAAGGCGTGCGCCCGCGCCTTTATAAAGAACAAAGCGTGCGCCTGTTATCTTGCCGGCCCTGTCAAAATCAAGTATCCCGAGCTCCTCGCCGATATCCCAGTGGTTCTTTGGTTCAAAAGAGAACTCCGGTATCACGCCCCATCTCCGCAGTTCAACATTCCCGGTTTCATCTTTGCCGACAGGGACAGATTCATGGGGGATGTTCGGTATCAATAAAAGCTCATCTTTGGCAAGCGTCTCAAGCTCCCGCAGCTCTGTCTCCCTTGCCGCTGTCAGCTCAGATACCTTCTTTGCCTTCTCAAGAAGTTCAGAAGCATCCTTGCCCTCTTTCTTGAGCCTGCCTATCTCCTGCGACAAAGTGTTCCTCAGCTGCCTGTCATCTTCAACAGCCTTGAGCAGTTCTCTCCTCTTGGACTCAATCTGGAGGAATTTATCAAGGATAGCGGTATGTTCCGAACGCTTCTTAAGCGCCTCTATGACCTTGTCTGTATTTTCCCGTACTAATTTAACGTCAAGCATAAATAGTGTCCGTAAAAAACAATTTAATATTATTAGTTGTCATTCCGGCTTGTCCGGAATCTTCCCCTCTAAAAAGAGGGGTTAGGGGTGTGTTTTATCTCAACATCCCCCTGTATCCCCCTTTATTAAGGGGGAATAAAAAAGCTGTTTTTTCATCAAAAGCAATCTGTTATAATACAACACCTTGCTAAGAAAGTTCATTCACATATCGCTCATCCAGCTTTTTCTCTTTATCCTTATTATGCCGGGCTGCTCCCATGCTTTTAACATTAAAATTCAGCCCAAAGAAACATTCCCGGGCGATGTACTGTTCCTGAAGCTTATATCAGAGGCCCCTGTTCTCCCTGAAGCAGCCTTTCTCGGGAAGAAGATAACCTTTTATAAACTTCAGGGCAATGAATACGGGGCGCTTGTGCCTCTTGATATTGAGACCGCTCCGGGTGATTACAGCATAAGCGTAAAGGCAGAGAGCGTAAGCATCAGCCTGAAGGTCAAGATATCGCCCTATGATTTTCCGACAAAGAAGATGACACTGCCTGAAGAAAAGGTCACGTTAAGCCCTGAAGACAGCCTGCGGGTGGAGAAGGAGTTCCTCATGCAGGAAGAGATATGGAAATCAGCTAATGAAAAGATATGGGACGGCGGATTCGTTTCACCGACAGATACGGCGGTCTCTGAAAAGTTCGGGGTAACGCGAATAATGAATGAGAAGAAGGCGAGCGTGCACAAGGGGATCGACCTTAAGGCAGGCAGCGGAGCGTCTGTCAAAGCCATAAATTCAGGAAAGGTCGTATTAAATGAAGACCTCTTTTACGGCGGGAACACACTGATAATAGACCACGGCATGGGGCTCTTTTCAGTATACATGCATCTCTCAAAATTCAATGTCAAAAACGGTGATGAAGTTGCAAAGGGAGATGTCATAGGATTCGCCGGCATGACAGGCAGGGCAACAGGCCCGCACCTTCACATGAGCGTAAAACTGCAGGGCGTGAGCGTAAATCCGGAAGCGCTTATGAAGCTGGCGTTTTGATTTCAATTCAACCACAAACCAGACAAAAACAAGGACATTTTTATTGACAAGATAATAGCATTTTATTAATTTGTCTGTATATATCAAGGAGATTTACTGACATAACATTGGACATTTATGAAGACATTTAAAAATACACATCCCTAGTTATCATTTCAGTAGAAAAATATAATGATAGCTATCAAATAGCCTTCAAAAGTTATTGGCCGAATCACAACTTTATGCTATGTTCCATAACTACATAATAACTGGTTAGATTGCCCTGATTGAGTCAGATATGGATAGAGACGGATATAAATTCGATTTAGTGACCCAACGATTTATTATAAACAGATGGGAAACAGAAACGGGACAAAAGGTAAGAGAAGATGTTATCCAAGGTCTCAAAAATTCGGTGGAAGTAAGAGCAATTTTAGATTCCTATGTATTAGCTCATCCAGAAAACGTTGAACCATATGGGTATCCACATTATCCAAAAAATGCAATGACAGAAGGTGGTTTCTGGGTTTTAACAAACGATGATTTGCGAGGTATAAACTTTTTCAGTGAAGATTTTTCAGGAAGCCCTTCCTTTGAGAAGAAAAGTCTTACATATAGTTCGTTCTTTGACTGCAATTTGACGGATGCAAACTTTGAAATGACCGACTTATCATATGCTCGTTTTGATAACTGCAAGATGGATAAGATTATATTGGCCGGTTCGGGGGGCTTTTCTACAAAAATACTAAATAGTTCTGTGCGTAATGCCTGTATTTGGAAATGTGGATTTAGAGACTGTGATTTCTCGGGGTCAGATTTTTTTGGAGCTTATTTAGAAGATATTGTGTTGGAAGATATAACTGTGAACTATTTGACCCGTTTTGACATTAAATTAAGCCGCTCTTGGAAAAAGCGAGCCAGGCCAATGGAACAAGACCCTGACATATTCCGAGCGATAAGATTAGCATATGGCCGAGCAGAACTTTGGTCATTGATGGATCAATACCTTGTTAAGGAAAAACGCGGACAAAGAAAACATATTCTATGGCCTCAATTCCGAAAAGAGAAAACCATCCAAACATTTATAATTTGGGTTTACAATCTGACATACGACTTGGTCTCAGTTTATTCCACCATGCCTAGGCGAATACTCTCTATCGGCTTTGCAGTAGCCATACTTTTTTCGACAATATATCGTTTGGCAGGCACAGCGAATGAACTACCTCGCAGCAGAGCTGAACGAGGTATCAAAAACTTACTGCTCAAACAAGACTAACTGCTTATTATTATAAATTCTCTCATACTCTTTTGGATTTCGCCCTTGGTTCTTCACATAGTTCATTATTGTCTCTTCGTTACCATGCTTACCAACTGTAGATATGAAATATCCTGATGTCCAGAAGTCACCACCCCAAAGAATTCTTTTCACCTCAGGTCGCCTTAAGAAAATCTCTTTTGCTATTATACACAACCTTTGCGACATTGGGATATGGTGATTTACATTATGGAGCTGAACATCCTTTATTAAGAATTACAAGTACGCTTGAAGCTTTTATAGGTGCCGTTATTATTTCACTATTTGTTGTTGTGTTATCAAAAAAGATTCTTAGATGAACAATCTAACCAAATGCACGTGAACAAGTGCCACAGGACGCTTTTTCAGATGATCGACGGTTTGAGGTTTGCAAATCGGTTATTTTGCTCTGTGAGGTCATTCATTGGTACTCGTCAGTGAACTCCTCGTTCCCCTTCGCTCCACTCAATGTCTCTGTCACCAGAAACATACCAACAGTTGAAGATATCGCGTATTTAATGCAAGAATTAACAGACACAAAAGCTGTGAATGCTATAATAAGTCATAAATATTTTATAAAATGATTAAGGAGGTCTTAGATGCCGAAGATTGTTGCGCAAATCCCTGAAGATATTTATCGAAATATCAACGAAGAAGTGAAGCTCGGGATTTTTTCTGATGCGTCGGAAGCGGTCAGTTCCGCGCTCAAAAAATCTTACGCAGGAAAAAGCAGGGCTTTTCTCCAGTGGCTTCTTAAAAAAGAAGGCATATCAGAATCTGAAATGCTTAAAGAACTTGAGAAGCTCCGCAAATGAGATATAAGGTCTTTCTGGATACAAACATACTTCTGTCAGGTATCTTCTTTAAAGGTAATGAATCCACAGTTCTTGATTTAGTAGAGGTGGAGCTTGTCACAAGCGAGGATGCAGTTGCTGAATTACACAAGGTAGTTAACAAAAAACTTAAATATCTCAAAGACAGAACTCTCGAAATCGCACTCCTTGAAACTCAACGGGCTTTAAGTGATATTACCATTCTGAAACGGTCAAAATATAATCAGAGGGTCAAAGAAGCTGAAACCCTGATAACACATAAAAAAGATGCCCTTATTCTTGCGTCAGTACTCTATGCAAAGCCGGATTATTTCTTGACCGGTGATGCACATTTCTTTTCTGACAAGATCAAAAACATTATCCCCGTGCTAACTGCGAAAGAATTTCTTGCCAAGATTAAGAAGAGATGAACACATATCTTGTGTTAATTCTCATCACATATCTTCTCATAACCACCTTCGGCTACTGGCTCGATTATCTCAATCTCTCTAATTTAAAAAAATACGGCTCTGTAATCCCGCCGGAGTTTGAGGGGAAGATAGACGGCGAGTTATTAACAAAGACAAAGAACTACACGGTTGAGAAGACGCAGTTCGGTTTCATCTCTTCAGGCTTTGATAACATCATCCTTCTGCTATTTCTCTTTGGCGGAATATTGAACATCTATAACTCATGGATCGCTTCAATGCAGATGAACTTCATCCTCTCCGGCCTCGCCTTCTTTCTGCTGCTTACATATGCGCAGACAATCATCTCAACGCCCTTCAGTCTCTACAGCACATTCAGGATCGAGAAGAAGTACGGCTTCAATACAATGACTATGAAGCTGTGGGTAGTAGACTTTATAAAATCACTGCTGCTCTCAACTGTGCTGATGGGGATACTTCTGTCAGTCGGGCTGCTCCTAATACAGAAGAGCCCTGACCTCTGGTGGTTCTATCTCTGGTGCTTCTTCTTCGCCTTTACCATCTTTATGATGTATATTTCGCCATATGTGCTGGAGCCGCTATTCAATAAGTTCACGCCGATTGAAGACGAGGAGTTTGTTGATGACATAAAGAACCTGATGCAGAAGGCAGGTATAAAGGTGAGCAGGGTCTTTAAGATGGACGCGTCAAAAAGGTCAAAACATACCAACGCCTATTTCTCAGGGATCGGAAAGGTGAAGAGGATCGTGCTCTTTGATACACTTTTGGAAAAACTCGATAAGGATGAGATAATAGCGGTGCTTGCGCATGAGGCAGGGCACTGGAAGAAGAAGCATCTTTTAAAGATGTTAGCTGTCACCGAACTGATAGCGTTGATAGTTATGTTCATCGCTTACAAAGCCACGCAAAGCGATTTTCTGATAGAGCTTTTCAATATCAATGATAGCACCTTCTTTGCAAAGATCATTTTGCTCTCATTTATATTTTCAATAGCAAGTTTCCCGTTTTCACCTTTGTTCAATCAGTTATCAAAAAGGCATGAGAAAGAGGCTGACCGTTTTTCATATGAGCTGACAGGAAAAACAGACGGCATGATCGGCGCGCTTGTAAAGCTCTCAAAAGACAACCTCTCAAACCTGCATCCTCATCCGCTGTACGCTTTGTTCCATTACTCCCATCCGCCTGTGTTGGAGAGGATCAGGCAGATAAAGGGATTGAAGAAGTAAACTTGTTTCTTCACACTTTTCATATATAATTATTTTAGACTTTATAATTAAACTGATCTTTTGAATAACTTGAATACATCTGCTAAAAAGATAATTGCAGCATTTATGATAATGTTTGGCTTGTCAGGGTGCGTCACTGTCGGGCCGGATTATGTCTCTCCAAAAATATCCGCGCCTGATAAGTGGAATGCCGGCACAGATGTCAGGAGTGATGATGCCGCAACCCTTGAGAAGTGGTGGTCAACGCTCAATGATCCGGAGTTAACGAGCCTGATAGAACGTGCTGTGAACAGCAGCCTTGGCATACGCGAGGCCAAGGCGAGAGTGCGTGAAGCAAGGGCGCGCAGAGGCATAAGCAGTGCTGAACTTTTTCCGACTGTTGATGCCTCAGGTTCAGCGCAGCGCAGCCGGAGCAGCAGCGGCACTGAGAATGACTTCTACTCTATCGGCTTTGACGCGGGGTGGGAGATAGACCTCTTCGGCGGTGTCCGGCGATCAGTGGAGGCGGCCGATGCAGACCTTGAAGCGAGTGAGGAGGAACTGCATGATGTGCTCGTTTCGCTCCTCGCAGAGGTATCTCTGAACTATGTTGATGTACGGCTCTATCAGGCAAGGATAGCGATAGCAGAGTCAAATCTTGCGGCACAGACAGAGACATATCAGATCGCAGGGTGGCGTAATGAAGCAGGCCTTGTGAGCGGGCTTGATGTGGAAGAAGCGATGTACAACCTGGAAAAGACGCGGTCGCAGATACCTGCCTTAAGAAGCGGGCTTGAACAGGCCATGAACAATATTGCAGTATTGCTTGGTAAAGATCCAGGGGCATTGTATGCTGAACTTTCTGAACAAAGAGCCATTCCTGTTACGCCTGTTGAGATAGCTGTGGGGCTTCCCGCTGACCTGCTCAGGCGCAGGCCTGATGTGCGGCAGGCAGAGCGCAGGCTTGCGGCTCAGACAGCCCGCATCGGAGTTGCAACTGCCGGGCTTTATCCCCAATTCAGCCTCTCAGGATCGATCGGACTTGAAGCCCTGGAGCTTGATGATCTCTTCTCTTATGGGAACCGGACGTTCGGGATCGGGCCTGGTTTTAGATGGAATATATTTGACGCGGGAAGCATCAGAAAGAATATCGAGGTTCAGAATGCGCTTCAGGAACAGGCTTTGATACAGTATGAAACCGCAGTGCTTGAGGCGCTTCATGATGTGAAAAACGCGCTAACAGCTTATGCCGGAGAGCAGGTTCGCAGGCAGTCGCTTTTAAACGGCTCCAATGCTGCTGAACGCGCTGTCAAACTTGCGCAGGAACAGTATTCATCAGGGCTGATAGATTTTCAGGCCCTGCTGACAGCACAGCAGTCACTGCTCTCGCTTCAGGATCAACTGGCAGGCAGCGACGCAGAGGTGACATCTAATTTGATAAGGCTATACAAGGCGCTCGGAGGCGGATGGACATCCTTGACACCCGCAGCTGAAGATCAGGGGGAATTAATAAAATGAAGACAGATACGGAATCAGACATAATCAAAACATTGGGCGTTGAGCATTCTTCAGGACACGGCAAACGATGGATTGTCATAATTATATTTCTGCTGATCTTAGGGTCTGCTCTGATGATCTGGTGGAAAAGGTCTGAAAATACTAACGCCCCGCAGTATAAGACCAAGCAGGCTGCCCGCGGAAATATCATCGTCACGGTTACCGCTACAGGAACGCTGAAACCGGTCAATCAGGTAGATGTGAGCAGCGAGCTGTCAGGCATAATCAAGACCGTTGAGGCGGATTACAACGATCAGGTAAAGGCCGGCCGGATATTGGCAAAACTCGATACAGAGATACTGGAGGCAAAGGTCGTGCAGTCAAAGGCTGCGCTCGATGCGGCAGAGGCAAAGCTTTTGGAGACAAAGGCGACTGTAGAGGAATCACGCAATCAGCTTGCGCGCCTGAAAAAGGTCTGGGATATCAGCAATAAGAAAGTACCGTCTCAGCAGGAGATGGATACGGCAGAAGCTGCATTGAAACGCGCAGAGGCTATGGAGACCAGCGCAAAGGCGCAGGTATCTGAAGCAAAAGCAGCTCTTAATACGAACAAGACAAATCTTACTAAAGCGATAATACGCTCACCTATAAACGGCATTGTTATTTCACGATCTGTTGAGCCGGGGCAGACGGTTGCGGCATCTTTCCAGGCGCCGGTGCTCTTTACAATGGCTGAGAACCTCACACAGATGGAGCTGTACGTTGATGTTGACGAGGCGGATGTCGGCCAGGTAAAAGAGGGGCAGGCAGCAACCTTTACGGTAGACGCCTTCCCCGACAGGATATTTGAAGCACTTATCACGCAGGTGCGTTACGGCTCAAAAACAGTGGGCGGGGTAGTTACATATGAAACGGTCTTAAGCATGGACAATTCAGATCTTTCATTACGGCCCGGCATGACAGCTTCGGCAGATATTATTGTCAAAAAGATCGAAGACGTGATCCTTGTGCCTAATACAGCGCTGCGTTTTCTGCCTGTGATCCAGGAAGAGGCGGCTCCCTCTTCAAGCGGCGGCAGCCTTATCAGTAAACTCATACGTCCGCCAAGACATTCAACAAGACAGCCTGAGGAGAAGTCCTCGGATAAAAACTCACAGCGCGTCTGGATATTAAAGGAAGGCAAGCCTTTTGCCATATCAATTGTTGTAGGCTCATCCGATGGGATAATGACAGAGGTTTTGTCCGGTGAGATTGAACCAGGAATGGAATTGCTGATCGATGTGAATAACATAAAGAAATAACGATGCTGGACAAATCCCGAAATACTGAAAGCCTGAAGCTGATCCAGCTTAGCGGCGTAAATAAAGTATACGGCATCGGTGAGGCTGCGATGCAGGCACTGCGCGGCATCGACCTCTCTATTGATGCCGGTGAATTTGTGGCTGTGATGGGGCCGAGCGGCTCAGGTAAATCAACCTGCATGAATATACTGGGTTGTCTTGACACTCCTACTTCCGGGAAATATCTCTTCCGGGACGTTGATGCCGGAAGGCTGCATCGCGACCAGCGCGCCCTCCTGCGGCGCAACTATCTCGGGTTTGTCTTTCAGGGCTACAACCTTCTGAACCGCACCACAGCTTTGGAGAATGTCGAACTGCCTCTTGTATACCGCGGGATCTCTGCGAGAGAGCGGCGCACCCAGGCGCTT
Coding sequences:
- a CDS encoding ABC transporter ATP-binding protein; protein product: MIQLSGVNKVYGIGEAAMQALRGIDLSIDAGEFVAVMGPSGSGKSTCMNILGCLDTPTSGKYLFRDVDAGRLHRDQRALLRRNYLGFVFQGYNLLNRTTALENVELPLVYRGISARERRTQALEALESVGLNGWENHTPNMLSGGQQQRVAIARAIVTKPALLLADEPTGNLDTARSREIMELLTRFNSERGITIVMVTHEADMAAYAKRIVRFRDGSIETDQHNGSKP
- a CDS encoding efflux transporter outer membrane subunit, which codes for MIMFGLSGCVTVGPDYVSPKISAPDKWNAGTDVRSDDAATLEKWWSTLNDPELTSLIERAVNSSLGIREAKARVREARARRGISSAELFPTVDASGSAQRSRSSSGTENDFYSIGFDAGWEIDLFGGVRRSVEAADADLEASEEELHDVLVSLLAEVSLNYVDVRLYQARIAIAESNLAAQTETYQIAGWRNEAGLVSGLDVEEAMYNLEKTRSQIPALRSGLEQAMNNIAVLLGKDPGALYAELSEQRAIPVTPVEIAVGLPADLLRRRPDVRQAERRLAAQTARIGVATAGLYPQFSLSGSIGLEALELDDLFSYGNRTFGIGPGFRWNIFDAGSIRKNIEVQNALQEQALIQYETAVLEALHDVKNALTAYAGEQVRRQSLLNGSNAAERAVKLAQEQYSSGLIDFQALLTAQQSLLSLQDQLAGSDAEVTSNLIRLYKALGGGWTSLTPAAEDQGELIK
- a CDS encoding M48 family metallopeptidase translates to MNTYLVLILITYLLITTFGYWLDYLNLSNLKKYGSVIPPEFEGKIDGELLTKTKNYTVEKTQFGFISSGFDNIILLLFLFGGILNIYNSWIASMQMNFILSGLAFFLLLTYAQTIISTPFSLYSTFRIEKKYGFNTMTMKLWVVDFIKSLLLSTVLMGILLSVGLLLIQKSPDLWWFYLWCFFFAFTIFMMYISPYVLEPLFNKFTPIEDEEFVDDIKNLMQKAGIKVSRVFKMDASKRSKHTNAYFSGIGKVKRIVLFDTLLEKLDKDEIIAVLAHEAGHWKKKHLLKMLAVTELIALIVMFIAYKATQSDFLIELFNINDSTFFAKIILLSFIFSIASFPFSPLFNQLSKRHEKEADRFSYELTGKTDGMIGALVKLSKDNLSNLHPHPLYALFHYSHPPVLERIRQIKGLKK
- a CDS encoding efflux RND transporter periplasmic adaptor subunit → MKTDTESDIIKTLGVEHSSGHGKRWIVIIIFLLILGSALMIWWKRSENTNAPQYKTKQAARGNIIVTVTATGTLKPVNQVDVSSELSGIIKTVEADYNDQVKAGRILAKLDTEILEAKVVQSKAALDAAEAKLLETKATVEESRNQLARLKKVWDISNKKVPSQQEMDTAEAALKRAEAMETSAKAQVSEAKAALNTNKTNLTKAIIRSPINGIVISRSVEPGQTVAASFQAPVLFTMAENLTQMELYVDVDEADVGQVKEGQAATFTVDAFPDRIFEALITQVRYGSKTVGGVVTYETVLSMDNSDLSLRPGMTASADIIVKKIEDVILVPNTALRFLPVIQEEAAPSSSGGSLISKLIRPPRHSTRQPEEKSSDKNSQRVWILKEGKPFAISIVVGSSDGIMTEVLSGEIEPGMELLIDVNNIKK